The DNA sequence ATTTCTTATGCAAGAACAAAATGTCACAAAATATGAATATCAAGATTTTTTAAAAGAAAATCCAAAATGGGCATTAAATAACAAAGAAAATTTAATAAGGGAACAGCTTGTAGATGAAAATTATCTTAAAAATTTTAATCAAATGGGTTTAAGTGAAGCTATCACAGGGGTATCTTATTTCTCAGCATTAGAATATGCCAACTGGTACTCTAAAAAACTTCCCAACGGATTCAAAGCAAGACTCCCCATATCACAAGAATGGGAATTGTATCAAAAAGAACAAAGCACAAAACCATTAAATATCAATGAAATATCAAAAAAAGTTGGATTTTGGAATTTAATGCAAAATTCGTCTTTCAATGACATCGCAATATTCAAAAATGAAAAAAATTTTTATAACGAAAATTCGAATTTTTATTCATTAATAACAGAGATTAGAACATATTATAATCAAAATAATAATTTACTCAATCCATCAACTAAAGCTTCTTTTTTGAAAAATTGGAGTTCTCCAAACATTGGTTTTAGATTGATTGTATCAAAGGAATAGATTTGAACACAAACACTTTGCTTCTTGAAAACAAAAAAGCAAAATTCAATTACTTTATTGAAGAAAAAATAAGTTGTGGAATAGTACTCAAAGGGACCGAAGTTAAATCAATAAAGTCAAAAAAAATATCATTTAATAATAGCTTTGCAAGCATAAAAAAAGAAGAATTGTGGCTTGAAAACTTGCACGTATCAAAATATAAAGAGGGAAATATTTTTAATCATGATGAATTGAGGCCTAGAAAACTTCTAATTAAAAAACGAGAATTACAAAGACTAAAAAAATTTAAAGAAAAAGAGGGATACACTTTAATTCCTATTAGCTTTTATTTAAAAAAATCGCTAATTAAAGTAGAAGTCGGAATATGTAAAGGGAAAAAATTGTACGATAAAAGAGAACTGCTAAAACAAAAAAGCATTAAAAAAGATCTTAGTAGAGAAATAAAATATAAATAAAAGCTCTAATTTCCAATTACAATGAGCAATCACAATAAAAAATTGCAATTACTCATTTTCGTGATAAATAAAACTAATAACTTTTTTTAAAAGATAGTTCAAACCCAAGAGCACTAGCTTGCCCCATATTAATATCAAAACTAGGTTCAAATCCTCCAAAAGCTATATTAAGACTACTTTTAAGCTTCTTATTATAACTATTAGCAAATGTAAATGGAAGAATAATTTCTGTAAATCTTGTCAAAGCCATAGTAACTACACCTGCTAGCATCATTCCCTTACCCCAAGTCCATTTAAAAGCATTTTTTTTAACACTATCATCAAAAGCTTTTTTAAAACTATTATCAAAAGCTTTAATCTCTAAGTAAGCTCCTGTAAGTATCAAACCTATACCAACAGCATCAAATCCAAGAATAAAAATACCCCCAAGAATATCTCCTTGAGCAAAAGAACCTATTCCAAACCCCAAAAAAAGATTCAATAAAAATGGCACAAGAGAATCCTTTTTGCCACTCTCATAGGTCAAAAGTTTTTCTGCCGGACTTAAAAAAGCGTTTTCAGAACCATTAGCTTGAGCAAAACTAGAAAAAACACAAAATGCCAACAAAACAAAAATTAAAAATTTATTCATAATAACCTCTTTATTAAAACTGATACTATGTTAGCATATTAACTAAATTTAAAAAAGGTTTTTTAAAGCATTCAAACTATTTAAAATTTAAAAAAGGCTTTTTAAAATATTCAAACTATTTAAATTTAACCTTTTTCAAATTGTTACTTGAAATTCGCTTCCCAATAGAGCTTCTTGATTTGACTATAAAATTAGCAATCTCAATTCGTTTAACAATGTCTTTACTTGTAGAAAATTCTATAAATTTAGGACCCAATGAAAAATCAATAAATTCATCGCTTTCTCCTAAAAATTCATAGACTTTATCTGTAATAAATTTATCTATTTTAAATCTTTTAACATAATAAAAATTGTCAAGTTTGTTAAGATAAATTATTGAAAATATTTGTTCTTTTGAATTATTTATATCATAAATTAAAGCACATATATTGTTTTTATCTATAAATACCTTGTCTTCAATGTTCTTAAGTACATAACTTTTTTTCTTGAAAACCAATATTTTATCATAATAACTAGCATTTCCAATAAATTCTCCATCAAAAAGACTAGTTCCTACAAAACCTTCTGCTAAGTTTAAATAAACCTTCATATTCTTTGTAGCTATTTCTTTTACATTTTTTGATTTGATTAAAGAAATTTCAGTCTTCCTTTGATGCTCTTTAGAATACTTTGCAAGCAACAAATCAATAAAATTTATTGAATAACCTCTTATTGAAGAAATACTGCTATTTATACTCTTTAATTCTTTATTCAAAATTTTAACATCCCTGGAATTCTTATCAATATCAAAAAGACTTATTTTTCTAATTGGAATTTTAAGCAAATTTTCAACATCTTCTTTCAAAATCTTTCTTGAAAAAGATTCTTTGTACCTTAAAATCTCGGTCAATATTATACTTACAATATTTTCTTCCTTAGAAATTGTTTCAAGAAATTTATAAATCTTGTTTTCAATAAAAACTTGTTCCAATGTTTTATAAAATATTTTTTCAAGAATCTTGCTTTTTTGCAATTCAAGCTCCATTTTCAAAATTTTTTGAAGATGGGCTGCATGAAACTTAATAAGATCTTTAATAGTATAAACAACAGGATATCTCTCACTAAGCAGCAATAAATTAACAGAAATTGATACCTGACAATTTGTATAATGATATAACTTTTCAATCACTTCACTTGCATAAACACCTCTTGGCAAAGAAAGTTCAATAGCTACATTTTCAGCAGTAAAATCATTAATGCTTGAAACTTTGATATAATTTTTTCTAATAGCTTTCTCAATCGAAGATATCAAACTCTCAGTAGTCTCACCAAAGGGCAATTCCTTTATTACAATTGTTTTTTCATCTATAGTTTCAATTTTAGCTCTAACTAAAACTTTACCATTACCATCAGCGTATTCATTAACATCAACTATCCCTCCTGTTGGAAAATCAGGATAAAGATCGTAAGTCTCTCCAAGAAGTTCACTCTTTACTGCATTTAAAATCTCATTAAAATTGTGAGGCAAGATTTTGGCTGCCATTCCAACAGCAATTCCCTCACTTCCTTGAATTAAAATAACAGGAATTTTTGCAGGATAAAGCAAAGGTTCATTATTCCTTCCATCATAAGACGCTTCATAAACTGTTATTTCCTTACTGTAAAGAACATCAAAAGCTAAAGGGGTTAATCTGCATTCAATATAACGAGAAGCAGAGGCAGGATCACCTGTAAACAAATTACCAAAATTCCCCTGCTTTTCGATAAACAGATCCTTGTTAGCAATATTAACAAGAGCTTCATAAATTGACGTATCACCATGAGGGTGGTATTTCATTGTATTACCAACAACATTTGCAACTTTATGAAAGTTGCCATCATGCATTTCAAAAAGAGAATGTATAATTCTTCTTTGGACTGGTTTAAATCCATCAACAACACTAGCAATAGCACGATCTTTAATAACATAAGATGAATATTGCAAAAAATTATCTTTAAGTACAGTTCTAATATCCATTAAATTAAATTCTCCATAATAAAATTCCGCCTCTCAGGAGTGTTTTGCCCCATATAAAAACCCAATTTTCCTTTTATTTCTTTAATATTAAAAAGATCTACTTTTGTAAGTTTAATACTATTAATATCAATAAATCCTTTAAATTCATTTGGAGAAATTTCACCAAGACCTTTAAACCTTGTTACTTCGCCCCCCCCCTTAAGCTCAAGAATAGCTTTTTGTTTTTCTTCCTCAGAATAACAATAGGCTGTGATTTTTTTGTTTCTAACCCTAAAAAGAGGCGTCTCTAAAATATACATATGACCATTTAAAATTAAATCTTCAAAAAAAGTCAAGAAAAAAGTTAACAATAAATTTCTAATATGAAATCCATCAAAATCTGCATCGGTTGCTATTACAACTTTATTGTACCTTAAATTCTCAATTGATTCTTCAATTCCAAGAGCTACCATCATATTGTAAAGCTCTTCATTTTTATATATTTCAGATCTATTTCTTTCAAACATATTCTGAGGCTTTCCTCTAAGAGAAAATATGGCCTGAGTATAAACATCTCTACAAGATACCATTGAACCTGTCGCAGAATCTCCTTCTGTTAAAAAGATCATGGTTTGCTCTGACTGCTTACTGCTATCATTAAAATGAAACTTACAATCCTTAAGTTTGGGAATTTTAAAAGATATTTTTTTTGCCCTCTCTCTTGCTTCTTTTCTTACACTGCTTAATTCTTTTCTAAGCCGCTCATTGTCAACTACTTTTTTCTCAATCAATTTTGCAAGTATTTTATCTTTATATAAAATCTCAGAAATTATCTTTTGCACTTCCTTTGCAACATTACTTCTAGTTTCAATATTCCCAAGCTTATTCTTAGTTTGACTTTCAAATATTGGATCTTTAATTTTAACAGAAAGAGTTGCAACAAGACCCTCTCTAACATCTGTTGACGAATATGTTTTTTTAAGAAAATCGTTAATAGCTCTGACAAAGCCTTCTCTAAAACCAGTCTGGTGAGTACCCCCATCACTAGTATACTGCCCATTAACAAATGAAAAATAAGTCTCCCCATAATTATTAGTATGAGAAAAAGCAAATTCTAAAGTTTTACTAGAATAGTAAACAATATCATAAAGTAAATCATCGCTTTTAATTTCTGAATTCAAAAAATCTAACAGACCGTTTTTAGATTCAAAAATCTGATCATTATAGTTTATTATAAGTCCTTTATTCAAACAAGCATAATGAAAAAATCTTCTCTTGAGAAAATCTTCGCTGTAAGAATATTTTCCAAATATCTCTGAATCTGCTAAAAACTCAACATAAGTACCGTCTTTATCAAAAGATTGCATTTCCCTAGATTCCAATAAGTTTCCCTTAGAAAACAAAGCCTCAAAAGATTTACCATTTCTTGTTGATCTTACTAGAAACCTTGAACTTAAGGCATTAACCGCCTTAGTTCCAACCCCATTAAGCCCTACAGAAAATTGAAAAACATCATCATTATACTTAGCTCCAGTATTAATAACTGAAACGCTTTCAACAACTTTACCAAGAGGAATTCCTCTTCCATAATCTCTGACTGTAATAAGATTGCCTTCTTTTTTTATAAAAATTTCATTACCGTAACCCATAATAAATTCATCAATTGAATTGTCTATTATCTCTTTAATTAAAATATAAATACCATCATCAATATTAGAACCATCTCCTAAACGCCCAATATACATACCAGATCGCAATCTAATATGTTCAAGAGAAGATAGCGTAATTATTTTGCTTTCATCATAATTTTGAGTCTTCATTTAAATCCTTGCTTTACGAATTAAATTTTAATAGCTTCAAGCTTTTTAACTATTTGATCTCTAATAATACTAGCAAGATTATCTTTTTCATATTCACTTAATTTTAAAATATCTATCAAAGGATGAACATGAATATAAACAGATAATCCAGAATTAAAAATAATATTTTTAATAAAAAAATTATTAGTATTATAAAGAGTAACAGGAAGAACAGATGTTCCTGTCTTTAACGCCATCTTAATTGCACCTTTTTTAAAAACCTTAGTATCTCCCCCCCGATTTCTAGTTCCTTCAGGAAAAATTCCAATAGACCTACCCTCTCTCATAACCTTTATTGCTTTAATTTCAGCCTCAGCAGCAGATTTTATGCTCTTTCTATTAACAAAAATAGCACCCATAACAATCAGAACAAGATTCACAAAAGGAACTCTAAGCAAAGAGTGCTTTGCCAATATCACAAATGGATTAACAAAAGTATAAATAAAAATCAAAGGATCCATAGCCGCAATATGATTTCCCATTATTATTACATTGCTTTTTTTGGGAATATTCTCAGAACCTGTAATAACAATCTTAATTCCAGCAATCCATAAGCTAATCTTAATACAAACTCGCATTATAATAAAGCTTAATCTAATACAATAGCGCTCAAGTAAAAAAATCTTACAAAGAAAATAAAAAGGAGATAAAAAAATTAAAATCAACAAGAACAACAAAACATTAAAATAAGCCATAATACTTCTCAATATTTTCATAAAAACTATTATCCTATTTTTTCTATTCTCTCAAGTTTTAATTTTTGCCCTTTAACTAAGCTTACATCATCTTTTAAAATTTTAATAGGATTAAGAATGATTGTAGAAAATTTTTGCTTTTGAACAATTCTCTCGCTATGTTCAAGGAAAAAAGATTCAATAAGTTTGTAACTACCCATATCAATTTCATATTCAAGAACAAAATTATTGTTTAAAGGGAAAATATTAAAAATACCATAATAAATTTTATTCTCATCAATATAAGTTAAATGGGGATAAGAAAAATCATAAATTTTATCCTTATATACGTAATTTCCACTAGGAATAAAATAGGAATTACTGTCCTTCTTTTTAGAATTTAAGACATTCTCGTCATATCTCTTAAATGCCCCTGAAAATCCACTATTATCATAAGAATTTGTACTAGTGTCAATTTTTACTTCGATATTCTCTCTATCTACAATTTTTATCCAAAAGTTGTAAACTATTAAATCTGAGAAAAGAGACTTTGTGCTAATGTTAAGAGTATTGTAAGCTGGTTTTGAAATATATTCAATCTTTGCAACTTCTTGAGAATTTTTTCTAAAAAGATTAATCTCACTTGACTGCCTTTCAAAAGATAAAAATAAAACTTCATCGATATCTTTACCCTGTTTTTTATTATAATCATGGGCATCGTACCAAACTCCATGCAAAAATCTATAAACCTCATCTTTACTTAAATCCTTTAAAGTTTTATAAATATTATTATCAATCTTTCCAACTTTTTCATTCACAGAAGAAAGATAATATTTACCTTGAACATGAGAATATTCATATTTTTCAATCTTACTAGTTATTAAATCTTCGCCTACTTTTTCATACTTTTCTAAAGAAATAGAATAGCTTTCTCTTGATCTATTCTCCTCATAAGCTGAAGATCTTGCATACTTGTTAATAAGAATAGTGCCATTAACTATATCAAAAAATATAGGTCTATAAGACGAAACATCATTTAAAACAGATTTTTGAAAAACATACAACACAGAGTTATCTTTTGAAAATCCCTGAATAACTATATTAAAATCATAATCACCCGTAATATCTTCAAGATACATGTTGTAAGAATTTTTTGGATCAATATCTACTTGAGTTTTAAAAAGAATGGTTCCAGCTTTAATTCTAGGATCAAAACCAATAATAAACAAATACGCATTAAGATTTGAAAAATTTTGAGCTAAAACTACCTGTTCAAAATAAACATCTAAATTTAAATTTTCCTGTTGAACTGCAAGAATTTTATAACCTTTTAAATCTATAATATCTCCAAAAAAATCTTCCATTTTATTAATTTCTAAAACATTGGAATTTAGATTATCAATCTTAGAATCAGATTTTACATCTTTGTTAAAAACAATAAAATCTTTGCTTACTTTAGAACAAGCAAGTAATATGAAAAAAAATAACAAAAACAAAGTTTTATAAAATTTATAAAAACAACTATAAAGCTGGGTTAATTCTTTAATAAAATTAATTGCACTAGCCCCTAAAACCTTTGTCATATCATTTATTTTTTAATCTTTACTAAAATTTTGCAAAGCAAAAAACGACTCATTAAAATTATTAACAAAATCCTTTTTATTCAATAAAAAATCTGTAATTAAACCGCTACTTGCAATGTTAAAACTTTCAAGAAGCTTTTCATTTTCAATACCTTCTTTCATGAGATTAGATCTTTGTTTAGCTGTATTAAAGAAAAATAAATAAACTTTTTTATTAGCTACAAAAGGCTGAGACCAAGAATTTTCTTTTAATCTAAAAACGGTATCATAAAAAGCTTTACTATTATTAAATTCAACCAACTCCTTTAAAGTACTGGGATAGACATTAACATTATAAGACAAATTAACAGTTTCTTCTTTTAAACTAAATTTATATTTTTCAAGAGCTTGGCTTAAACTATTAGATTTAACATCGCCAAGAAAATCATTTAACTTATTTTCCAAATAACCTTCAATAACACTTGGTTCATAGGTTTCAATATAATTTTTAACAGAGCTAATATCACGATCTGAATTTTTATCAAAATCTTGAATATTCCCAAATGCCTTATATATTAGATATTCATTTTTATTTTTAACCTTAATGGGCTTGCTAAACTCACTTTCTCTTAAAGAAAAAATGGAATTTAGATCCTCTTTCTTTTCAATACTAAGATCTAAATCAAAATAATACTTATCCAGAAAAGCAACACCTTTAAAATTAGCTATATCATCTGAATAAAGCTTAGCAAGCTCTTCAAATGGAGTTTTGTTTAACAACTTATCATAAGCATTCTTAGCATCACTCAAATTTTTAAAACGAATAGTCGCAAGTGTCAAGCGTTTAAATAAATTTAAATTTTTCTCAGCATAAATTATTGCCTCTTTATTAGAAAAATCCTGATACGAAAGAGAAAGGTATGAAATACGCCTTTCTACACTACTCATATTTTTAATCATATTGAAAAGAGAATCGGGAAATACTAAATTACCGTTTAAAAAAATTTTCACATTAGAAAACAGCATATTTTCTACCATATCATCATAAATTTTAACTTTTTTATAATCAGAAGTTTTATTATATCTTTTAGAGCTAAAATTTCCACTAGAGTCTAAATATTCGGGAGATCTGAGTAAGTTTTTATTGAGCATTTCCTTAGAAATATAAAAATTATTTCTTTTTATCAAGTCAAGAAAAGCAATGTCCTCAACATATTTCATAAATGCCAAATACCAAGCATTATAATCTATATTAATATTTTGAGAATTTCCTTGTAATCTAGAATAAAGATTTGAATAATAATTAACATACTTGGCAAACTTGCTATCTTTTTTATAGAAAATAGGTTGGCCTTTATAAGAACCAAATTTTAATCCGGAAGAATGGGGATTGTCAAATAACCCTGGAAGCAAAGGCGCAATAATAAATCCGAAAACAATTAGAATAAGAGCAAAAATACTCCATATACCAACTTTTCTCTCTTTAGACTCAGACATAACTAAATCGTTTTTGATTTTTCTACTTCTTTTTTGCATAAAACAACCTTTAATAAGTAAGTATACTAATGATTTAAATACTAAATTATCACAATTGAAAAATTATTGCAATTGAAATATCTAACTTAAGCTGTACTTTTAATAGTATAGAACTTAAAAAAGAAATTTTACATTTCTAGCATGAGAATGAATCACTCTAATTCAAAAAGGAGAATAAATTCAAACGCATATGAATCAAAACAAATTCAACCTTAATATAAATATAACTAGGGATGAACTTTTAAGATTAATAAAAATAGTTTACAACAATTTTGGAATCAATCTTAGCGAAAAAAAAAAGATGTTAATTGAAAGCAGATTATCATCTCTTCTTAAAGTTAAAGGTTTTAAAAATTTTACTGAATACATCAACTTTTTAGAAAAAAGCACTGGAAATATTCAATTAATTGAATTAGTAGATAAAATATCAACAAATCATACCTATTTTTTCAGAGAACCTAAGCATTTTGACTTTTTAAATAAAAAAATATTGCCCAAACTTGTTGAAAAAATATTAAAATCGGAAAACTCAGAGATTAGAATATGGTCAGCTGGTTGCTCAAGTGGTGAAGAGCCATATACAATTGCAATGATACTAAAAGAATACATGGAAAATAATAAAGTAAATTTTAAAGTCAAGATTTTAGCAACAGACATTTCGATTAGCGTTCTAAATGAAGCCCATGAAGGGATTTATCCTGAAGATCGTACAACGAATTTGCCCAAATATTTGAAAATTAAATATTTAAATCAACTCAAAGATGATAAATTTCAAGTTAAAGAAATTTTAAAAAAAATGGTTTACTTTAAAAAATTAAATTTAATGGATGACAAATTTCCATTTAGCAAAAAATTTGACCTAATATTCTGTAGAAACGTAATGATCTATTTTGATGAAAAAACCAGAAACACCCTTGCTAATAAATTCAACTCTTATCTTAAAAATGATTCTTATCTTTTAATTGGGCATTCAGAAACAATCAGAGGAAACAAAAATCTTGAATACATAATGCCTGCAACTTATAAAAAGAACCAGTGATTAAAATTACTGGTTCTTTTTATAAGAAAACAATTTTATATTATATAAGCATCCATTTGGCTTAAAAAGCCTAAAATAATTCCCTAGGTTAAATTTACTTTTTCGCCTATTTTAATAAAATAAAGCAATTCTCCAATTGTTGCCACATGATCGCCTACTCTTTCTAAAAAACTATTCAAAAACAATATATTTAAAAGATAATCTAAATTTTCAGGATTTTTTTTCATTGCATCAATAACAACACTTTTTTGCTTTGAAAATAATTTATCTATTATATTGTCATACTTAACTATCTTTAATATTTTAGTAAAATCTCCATCGAAATATGCATCAAAAATATCAGACAACATCTCTTTAGCTGTATCAGCCATTTCTCTTAAAGGCTTAAAATATAGATTAAGAAAATCAAAATCGTCTAAGTCCGATTCAAGAAGAAGAACAACTCTTACTATCTTAGTAGCATGATCTGCAATCCTTTCAAGAGAACTTATTATTTTAATAATTGCTAAAATTTCTCTAAGCTCTGTAGCAACAGGATGCTCAGTAGCAATTATTCTCCCACAAAGATCCTCAATATCGTATTGATAATCATCTATTATTTTCTCATCCTCATTGATTATTTTTTTAGCTAAACTTTTATCTTTAGACTCTAAAGCCAATAAAGAGTCATCTATAATTTTGAGCACACATTCTTTCATATCCCAAAGATAATCTTTTATTATTTCAAGTTGTTTAGTAAGCCTTCTTCGTACCATACTATATCTCCTAAAAAAACCGCTTTAAAAACAAATATCTTATCTTGGCTCTCTCATAATAATCACTAAAAGGGTAATTATCAATAACTAACTTGTAGCAATACAAAGCCTTTAAAAAATCTTTATACTCGCTCTCAGATTCATAAAGTTTTCCCAATAAATAACTATATTTATCTGAAAAAGTTGAATTCCTATACTTAGGAAAGTACAGAGAACTAAAATTTAAAGCAAACTCATACTCTCCGCTTATTACTAAAAACTCAAAGATATCAAGATAAATACTCTCGGAAAAATCAACATTCTTTTCAACTAAATATCTAGCATTATCCAAAACCTCTTTTTTAATATTCAATTCTATACCAAGCCTAATTAGATTAAAAATGATGCTTTCAAAGCATCTGCTCTTCAATTTTAAGTAATTCTCATAAGATTCCAAATAATCCCCATTTTTATAATGAATTTCTGCCTTCAATAAAATATATTTATCATCATTAAAATTATACTTATTAAGCAAATCTATTGCTCCTTTGTAATCATTTATATAAGACAAATTCAAAGCTCTAGCAATAATCTCTGAGGAAACTGATCTATCAATACCACCATTTTCAAGTTCAAAACGGTTATTATTGTTTTCTATCCCCTTATCTTGATTAGAATAATCATTCCCGTGTGGAATTTCAACTTTAAACTTTTTTGTAATCTTCAAGATAATTATCTTATTAAACTCATTTGAATCTTCAACATTTTGGTAGCTAAAAATCAACTTAATTTC is a window from the Borreliella chilensis genome containing:
- a CDS encoding SsrA-binding protein, with the protein product MNTNTLLLENKKAKFNYFIEEKISCGIVLKGTEVKSIKSKKISFNNSFASIKKEELWLENLHVSKYKEGNIFNHDELRPRKLLIKKRELQRLKKFKEKEGYTLIPISFYLKKSLIKVEVGICKGKKLYDKRELLKQKSIKKDLSREIKYK
- a CDS encoding membrane protein, encoding MNKFLIFVLLAFCVFSSFAQANGSENAFLSPAEKLLTYESGKKDSLVPFLLNLFLGFGIGSFAQGDILGGIFILGFDAVGIGLILTGAYLEIKAFDNSFKKAFDDSVKKNAFKWTWGKGMMLAGVVTMALTRFTEIILPFTFANSYNKKLKSSLNIAFGGFEPSFDINMGQASALGFELSFKKSY
- a CDS encoding DNA topoisomerase IV subunit A, with the protein product MDIRTVLKDNFLQYSSYVIKDRAIASVVDGFKPVQRRIIHSLFEMHDGNFHKVANVVGNTMKYHPHGDTSIYEALVNIANKDLFIEKQGNFGNLFTGDPASASRYIECRLTPLAFDVLYSKEITVYEASYDGRNNEPLLYPAKIPVILIQGSEGIAVGMAAKILPHNFNEILNAVKSELLGETYDLYPDFPTGGIVDVNEYADGNGKVLVRAKIETIDEKTIVIKELPFGETTESLISSIEKAIRKNYIKVSSINDFTAENVAIELSLPRGVYASEVIEKLYHYTNCQVSISVNLLLLSERYPVVYTIKDLIKFHAAHLQKILKMELELQKSKILEKIFYKTLEQVFIENKIYKFLETISKEENIVSIILTEILRYKESFSRKILKEDVENLLKIPIRKISLFDIDKNSRDVKILNKELKSINSSISSIRGYSINFIDLLLAKYSKEHQRKTEISLIKSKNVKEIATKNMKVYLNLAEGFVGTSLFDGEFIGNASYYDKILVFKKKSYVLKNIEDKVFIDKNNICALIYDINNSKEQIFSIIYLNKLDNFYYVKRFKIDKFITDKVYEFLGESDEFIDFSLGPKFIEFSTSKDIVKRIEIANFIVKSRSSIGKRISSNNLKKVKFK
- a CDS encoding DNA topoisomerase IV subunit B, which translates into the protein MKTQNYDESKIITLSSLEHIRLRSGMYIGRLGDGSNIDDGIYILIKEIIDNSIDEFIMGYGNEIFIKKEGNLITVRDYGRGIPLGKVVESVSVINTGAKYNDDVFQFSVGLNGVGTKAVNALSSRFLVRSTRNGKSFEALFSKGNLLESREMQSFDKDGTYVEFLADSEIFGKYSYSEDFLKRRFFHYACLNKGLIINYNDQIFESKNGLLDFLNSEIKSDDLLYDIVYYSSKTLEFAFSHTNNYGETYFSFVNGQYTSDGGTHQTGFREGFVRAINDFLKKTYSSTDVREGLVATLSVKIKDPIFESQTKNKLGNIETRSNVAKEVQKIISEILYKDKILAKLIEKKVVDNERLRKELSSVRKEARERAKKISFKIPKLKDCKFHFNDSSKQSEQTMIFLTEGDSATGSMVSCRDVYTQAIFSLRGKPQNMFERNRSEIYKNEELYNMMVALGIEESIENLRYNKVVIATDADFDGFHIRNLLLTFFLTFFEDLILNGHMYILETPLFRVRNKKITAYCYSEEEKQKAILELKGGGEVTRFKGLGEISPNEFKGFIDINSIKLTKVDLFNIKEIKGKLGFYMGQNTPERRNFIMENLI
- a CDS encoding acyl-phosphate glycerol 3-phosphate acyltransferase, which gives rise to MKILRSIMAYFNVLLFLLILIFLSPFYFLCKIFLLERYCIRLSFIIMRVCIKISLWIAGIKIVITGSENIPKKSNVIIMGNHIAAMDPLIFIYTFVNPFVILAKHSLLRVPFVNLVLIVMGAIFVNRKSIKSAAEAEIKAIKVMREGRSIGIFPEGTRNRGGDTKVFKKGAIKMALKTGTSVLPVTLYNTNNFFIKNIIFNSGLSVYIHVHPLIDILKLSEYEKDNLASIIRDQIVKKLEAIKI
- a CDS encoding chemotaxis protein CheR; translated protein: MNQNKFNLNINITRDELLRLIKIVYNNFGINLSEKKKMLIESRLSSLLKVKGFKNFTEYINFLEKSTGNIQLIELVDKISTNHTYFFREPKHFDFLNKKILPKLVEKILKSENSEIRIWSAGCSSGEEPYTIAMILKEYMENNKVNFKVKILATDISISVLNEAHEGIYPEDRTTNLPKYLKIKYLNQLKDDKFQVKEILKKMVYFKKLNLMDDKFPFSKKFDLIFCRNVMIYFDEKTRNTLANKFNSYLKNDSYLLIGHSETIRGNKNLEYIMPATYKKNQ
- a CDS encoding PhoU family transcriptional regulator, whose product is MVRRRLTKQLEIIKDYLWDMKECVLKIIDDSLLALESKDKSLAKKIINEDEKIIDDYQYDIEDLCGRIIATEHPVATELREILAIIKIISSLERIADHATKIVRVVLLLESDLDDFDFLNLYFKPLREMADTAKEMLSDIFDAYFDGDFTKILKIVKYDNIIDKLFSKQKSVVIDAMKKNPENLDYLLNILFLNSFLERVGDHVATIGELLYFIKIGEKVNLT